A window of the Marinifilum sp. JC120 genome harbors these coding sequences:
- a CDS encoding helix-turn-helix domain-containing protein produces the protein MRLGTVSGSDTYPDMEGRRAMSAEGLISVLGREAAERLMYFWGGIRVSVPDLEELHKLKLRERIFKAYDGGATPAQVAERFGISVRTAQRIRNFSNYVERDPEIM, from the coding sequence ATGAGGTTGGGCACTGTTTCAGGAAGTGATACTTATCCGGATATGGAGGGAAGGCGGGCTATGTCCGCAGAGGGGTTGATCAGTGTGCTGGGCAGGGAGGCAGCTGAACGTTTGATGTATTTCTGGGGTGGGATAAGGGTTTCCGTACCTGATCTGGAAGAATTGCATAAACTCAAGCTTCGGGAACGGATTTTCAAGGCTTATGATGGTGGGGCAACTCCTGCACAGGTGGCGGAGAGGTTCGGTATATCTGTTCGAACGGCTCAGCGAATTCGTAACTTTTCCAATTACGTTGAACGTGATCCTGAAATAATGTAA
- a CDS encoding helix-turn-helix transcriptional regulator: MGFYTDLVEGLRNMIGPNRKYANPTQMAKACEVAPNQIIRYIKQERGKHIQVLARVLDKIGARIVFPEEETESSNDFRKAPRALARTERDGKKLNIDNDAPDLLAFSTNWMAEKGDPDSMKILTVTGNAMAPRIEDGNHVLVDESQKDFFEGRIYAVRIDEEILIRRVAREPGRILLISENQEASPGPITLENSNPTHNWASIGRVVFVAKDIL; this comes from the coding sequence ATGGGTTTTTACACAGATTTAGTCGAAGGACTGCGAAATATGATCGGTCCAAACCGCAAATATGCCAACCCTACACAGATGGCTAAAGCATGCGAAGTGGCTCCCAATCAGATTATTCGCTACATTAAACAGGAACGCGGCAAACATATTCAGGTACTGGCGAGAGTACTCGATAAAATCGGAGCCAGAATTGTCTTTCCAGAAGAAGAAACAGAAAGCAGCAACGATTTCCGAAAAGCCCCTAGAGCACTGGCCCGCACCGAGCGGGACGGCAAAAAACTTAATATAGACAACGATGCACCGGACCTGCTGGCTTTCAGCACCAACTGGATGGCTGAAAAGGGCGATCCTGATTCCATGAAAATATTAACCGTCACCGGCAATGCTATGGCTCCACGTATTGAAGACGGTAATCATGTGCTGGTAGACGAATCTCAAAAAGATTTCTTTGAAGGACGCATATATGCCGTGAGAATAGATGAAGAAATTCTCATCCGCCGAGTAGCAAGGGAGCCAGGAAGAATCCTGCTCATTTCCGAGAATCAAGAAGCTTCTCCCGGACCGATAACTTTGGAAAACAGCAATCCGACTCACAACTGGGCCTCCATCGGCAGAGTCGTCTTTGTAGCCAAAGACATCCTTTAA
- a CDS encoding co-chaperone GroES has product MKLKPLADRVLVRRLEVEEKTVGGIIIPDSAKEKPLKGEVVAAGPGKLDDNGSRIVLGVKEGDAVLFAKYAGTEINIEGVDHLIMREDDILAVVE; this is encoded by the coding sequence ATGAAACTTAAGCCGTTAGCAGATCGTGTTCTGGTCAGACGCCTTGAAGTGGAAGAAAAAACCGTTGGTGGAATCATCATCCCTGATTCCGCAAAAGAAAAACCCCTTAAGGGTGAAGTCGTAGCCGCCGGTCCCGGCAAACTCGACGACAATGGTTCCAGAATCGTTCTGGGTGTGAAAGAAGGCGACGCAGTACTTTTCGCAAAATACGCTGGCACTGAAATCAACATTGAAGGTGTAGACCACCTGATCATGCGCGAAGACGACATCCTCGCGGTTGTCGAATAA